A DNA window from Capnocytophaga sp. ARDL2 contains the following coding sequences:
- a CDS encoding DUF935 family protein → MLKNIYKKAESFFLQRANPQLLKVVAEMKNFRSGALSASLTHSVQNISAKSLEDWKMAVLMATNPENPNRLFLYQLYENLKLDNHLISVIESRILHSQRSNFKIVNDKGDENQNLSWLFQRSWFEDFISLALWSKFEGTKLLELFTTNEAGELAEITEIPMPNFNTAKGIITKENGEENGWDYRKGKYANYYIQVGKDKDLGILSPMAPTILAKKLAMGSWLDFVEKYGIPPLFITTEREDERRMGELWDMAVDFKAANFMIGRGNEKFEIPNITSTNAQEVFDRLIERANSEISKRILGGTGLTDEKGFVGSVEIQYQLAKDRFESDKLFLQNLINGELIPRLIKLSPVYVPLQNHYFEWDNAEVFDSAKLADLVVKFGQHFHIDPEYIEQKTGIPILGIKSPLTPEGGITPNNSKQNEI, encoded by the coding sequence ATGTTAAAAAACATCTATAAAAAAGCAGAAAGTTTCTTTTTACAAAGAGCCAATCCGCAACTGTTAAAAGTAGTGGCAGAAATGAAAAACTTCCGAAGTGGAGCACTCTCTGCATCGCTTACACATTCCGTACAAAACATTAGTGCCAAATCTTTGGAAGATTGGAAAATGGCAGTTCTTATGGCTACCAACCCTGAGAACCCTAATAGGTTGTTCCTTTATCAATTGTACGAAAACTTGAAATTAGACAACCATCTAATTTCGGTAATAGAGAGTAGAATCCTACACTCCCAAAGGTCTAATTTTAAAATCGTCAACGACAAAGGCGACGAGAACCAAAACTTGTCGTGGCTCTTTCAGCGGTCGTGGTTTGAAGATTTTATCTCCCTTGCTCTTTGGTCAAAGTTTGAGGGGACAAAATTACTGGAACTCTTTACTACTAATGAAGCTGGCGAACTGGCAGAAATTACCGAAATTCCTATGCCCAATTTCAACACGGCAAAGGGTATCATCACCAAAGAAAACGGCGAAGAAAACGGCTGGGATTACCGCAAAGGCAAATATGCCAACTATTACATTCAGGTAGGCAAAGACAAAGATTTAGGGATACTTTCGCCTATGGCTCCCACCATATTAGCTAAAAAATTAGCTATGGGTTCGTGGCTGGATTTTGTAGAAAAATACGGCATCCCACCGCTCTTTATCACTACCGAAAGAGAAGACGAAAGACGAATGGGCGAACTCTGGGATATGGCAGTAGATTTCAAAGCCGCCAACTTTATGATTGGGCGTGGAAACGAAAAATTTGAAATTCCCAACATCACCTCTACCAATGCTCAAGAGGTATTTGATAGACTGATAGAGAGAGCCAACTCCGAAATATCCAAACGAATACTCGGTGGTACAGGCCTCACCGATGAAAAAGGCTTTGTAGGTTCGGTAGAAATCCAATATCAACTGGCAAAAGATAGGTTTGAGAGCGATAAACTCTTTCTACAAAACCTCATTAATGGCGAATTGATACCACGACTCATAAAACTTTCGCCTGTATATGTTCCGCTCCAAAATCATTACTTCGAGTGGGACAACGCCGAAGTGTTTGACAGTGCCAAATTAGCCGATTTGGTCGTGAAATTCGGTCAGCATTTCCATATAGACCCTGAGTATATAGAGCAAAAAACAGGTATTCCGATTTTGGGAATTAAAAGCCCCCTAACCCCCGAAGGGGGAATAACCCCTAACAATAGCAAACAAAATGAAATATAG
- a CDS encoding cell wall anchor protein produces the protein METIKDFILPIIGTIVSAVVGWWFGRAKEQMEVQTSELDNVDKAVKIYREMIEDLSNKYAKDISDLEAANLRIRELETSVDELVAELKKYKQLNGKKV, from the coding sequence ATGGAAACAATCAAAGATTTTATTTTACCTATCATTGGAACGATCGTGTCGGCGGTAGTGGGTTGGTGGTTTGGAAGAGCGAAAGAACAAATGGAGGTACAAACCTCCGAACTCGACAATGTGGATAAAGCCGTGAAAATCTATCGTGAAATGATTGAAGACTTATCAAACAAATACGCTAAAGACATCTCCGACCTTGAGGCGGCAAACTTGCGAATCCGTGAACTGGAAACCTCGGTAGATGAACTTGTAGCCGAATTGAAAAAGTATAAACAGCTAAATGGGAAGAAGGTATAA
- a CDS encoding formyltransferase family protein — MKEKFKVFISGQKYFAGEVFRLCQRLEMEIVGVCCPLDDKYIGDLARLWNAPIIPAGMLNGDTMLQCDLGITAHSFDYIGKRTRYIPRLGWLGYHPSLLPRHRGRSAIEWAIKMHDAITGGTVFWLNAGIDRGDIAYQDWCFIPPEYYLNPKERATDLWRDELLPMGLKLFEVAFKDILNGVIKRTPQDKRFSTFEPDTNVKDIYKPDLLMLEQFAGEST, encoded by the coding sequence ATGAAAGAAAAATTTAAAGTTTTTATAAGCGGACAGAAGTATTTTGCGGGGGAGGTATTCCGGCTTTGTCAGCGTTTGGAAATGGAAATCGTGGGTGTGTGTTGTCCGTTAGACGACAAATATATAGGCGATTTGGCTCGACTTTGGAACGCGCCTATTATTCCTGCGGGTATGCTCAACGGCGACACGATGCTTCAATGTGATTTAGGCATTACCGCCCATTCGTTTGATTATATAGGTAAAAGAACGCGTTATATACCTCGTTTGGGTTGGCTCGGCTATCACCCAAGTTTGTTGCCTCGTCATCGTGGGCGTTCGGCAATTGAGTGGGCGATAAAGATGCACGACGCCATTACGGGCGGTACCGTATTTTGGCTCAATGCAGGGATTGATAGGGGCGATATAGCGTATCAGGATTGGTGTTTTATACCTCCTGAGTATTACCTCAACCCAAAGGAAAGGGCAACGGATTTATGGAGAGATGAATTATTGCCTATGGGTTTAAAACTCTTTGAAGTAGCTTTTAAAGATATTTTAAATGGAGTAATCAAGCGAACGCCACAGGACAAACGTTTCTCTACCTTTGAGCCGGACACCAACGTCAAAGATATTTACAAACCCGACCTGCTGATGTTGGAGCAGTTTGCAGGGGAAAGTACGTAA
- a CDS encoding phage protein Gp36 family protein, which yields MKYLTLEHLYTHAFERTIVESTADFTDAINNIETETIDIVKTYLSRYYDVSKIFSDTPIRTGVLTKIMTYIIIYEAIKRNVYRKIKGRYEEDYKWAMEMLEKINAGKITLADLPEASQKQRLTKCRGQTPTRQSI from the coding sequence ATGAAATACCTAACATTAGAACACTTATACACCCACGCCTTTGAGCGTACCATCGTAGAATCTACCGCCGATTTTACAGATGCAATAAACAACATAGAAACGGAAACCATTGATATTGTGAAAACCTATCTATCAAGGTATTACGATGTTTCTAAAATTTTCAGCGACACCCCTATTAGAACAGGCGTATTGACTAAGATAATGACCTATATCATTATTTACGAAGCCATTAAGAGAAATGTGTATCGTAAAATCAAAGGACGATATGAGGAGGATTACAAGTGGGCAATGGAAATGCTGGAAAAAATCAATGCAGGAAAAATCACCCTTGCAGATTTGCCAGAAGCTTCCCAAAAACAACGCCTCACTAAATGCAGGGGGCAAACTCCTACACGGCAATCTATCTAA
- a CDS encoding N-acetylmuramoyl-L-alanine amidase, with protein MREIKYIAVHCTATPQTTTVESIKHYWKTHLGWKMPGYHFIIKADGEVIQLLDLKEVSNGVKGYNAQTVNVCYIGGIDRLGKPIDNRTPQQKESLKRLLKELKTKFKTAIIQGHRDFPNVKKACPCFDAKNEYKNL; from the coding sequence ATGAGAGAAATAAAGTATATAGCCGTGCATTGTACAGCAACGCCACAGACGACTACTGTAGAGAGTATTAAGCACTATTGGAAAACTCATTTAGGTTGGAAGATGCCCGGCTATCATTTTATCATAAAAGCCGATGGCGAGGTGATACAGCTATTAGACCTCAAAGAAGTGTCGAATGGTGTAAAGGGTTACAATGCTCAAACCGTCAATGTTTGCTATATCGGAGGTATAGACCGATTGGGCAAACCAATAGACAACCGAACGCCTCAGCAAAAAGAATCTTTGAAACGACTTTTAAAAGAGCTTAAAACCAAATTTAAAACCGCTATCATTCAAGGACACCGAGATTTTCCGAATGTGAAAAAAGCGTGTCCGTGTTTTGACGCAAAAAATGAATATAAAAATTTATAA
- a CDS encoding ATP-dependent Clp protease proteolytic subunit gives MKRQKFHIEAFHNTQTQSVNIKIIDYIGDYGNDGKSIGEIVEDALSKGITHAQVFISSGGGSTIEAQDMVLHLRRFEKVNITVGALAASAATYMLTQFESSAYPESQFMIHKPSFGAYGTVEEVEAQLKLLKNTEDLYRSAYAKAFNKTEAEIDELWKNDYWMTAQEAKSLGLIQNIITANIEWDDTAIESLSACGAPKIPNAKNNLKMMDKNKIIAALGLAADATDEQIYTAMASMKQKANASDTLTSQLQEVQKQKVEALIMAAINDKKITADQKETYINLATANYEATDTALKAMPALQPLSGQIETLNAVGGEVPMDRNSWTYEDYLANDPKAFEKLMETDKDKAMAIFNKRK, from the coding sequence ATGAAACGACAAAAATTCCATATAGAAGCCTTTCATAATACTCAGACGCAGTCTGTTAATATCAAGATTATAGACTACATCGGAGATTATGGCAATGACGGTAAAAGCATCGGAGAGATTGTAGAAGATGCTTTGAGCAAAGGCATCACGCATGCCCAAGTGTTTATCTCTTCTGGAGGAGGTTCTACCATAGAAGCTCAAGATATGGTGCTTCATCTAAGGAGATTTGAAAAAGTAAATATCACGGTGGGAGCTTTGGCAGCCAGTGCCGCAACTTATATGCTTACGCAGTTTGAGAGTTCTGCCTATCCTGAGAGTCAATTTATGATTCACAAGCCGAGTTTTGGAGCGTACGGAACGGTGGAGGAAGTAGAAGCACAATTGAAATTACTCAAGAATACCGAAGATCTTTACCGCTCGGCTTACGCTAAAGCCTTCAATAAGACCGAAGCCGAGATAGATGAGCTTTGGAAAAATGATTATTGGATGACAGCTCAAGAGGCTAAGTCTTTGGGCTTGATTCAAAATATCATTACAGCAAATATAGAGTGGGACGACACGGCAATAGAAAGTCTTTCGGCCTGTGGAGCTCCTAAAATTCCTAACGCTAAAAATAATTTAAAAATGATGGATAAAAACAAGATTATTGCCGCACTGGGTTTAGCGGCAGATGCAACCGATGAGCAGATTTATACAGCAATGGCTTCAATGAAACAAAAGGCCAATGCATCGGACACTTTAACTTCTCAACTGCAAGAAGTTCAGAAACAAAAGGTGGAAGCCTTAATAATGGCAGCTATCAACGATAAGAAGATTACCGCCGACCAAAAGGAAACTTACATCAATCTGGCAACGGCAAACTATGAAGCAACCGATACGGCTTTGAAAGCGATGCCAGCATTACAACCATTGAGCGGACAGATTGAAACGCTTAACGCTGTAGGTGGAGAGGTTCCAATGGATAGAAACAGCTGGACTTATGAGGATTATTTAGCAAACGACCCCAAAGCCTTTGAAAAATTAATGGAAACAGATAAAGACAAGGCAATGGCGATTTTTAACAAACGAAAATAA
- a CDS encoding DUF6046 domain-containing protein translates to MDNKTLGLDNRVYVGQLFKAAFGVMPVYLTFPLGQSPTPDMLGYDPKIMERVMPEEAERKSIYGTPVVFPMKFLGGQFKKYDDKGRLVDTSLNDFWLPDATMADFSRAKNIIKTTTLGANGTVKEVYGFDDWNIRIRTLCLRNKELTEREQEKKILEWFGVAGSIGIEGYLFTKKNIKSIVLEDIDIKSVSGSPNVIPIEITAVSDEPIELLID, encoded by the coding sequence ATGGATAATAAAACATTAGGATTAGATAACAGAGTATATGTGGGACAGCTTTTTAAAGCAGCTTTCGGAGTAATGCCCGTATATCTTACTTTTCCATTGGGCCAATCGCCAACGCCTGATATGTTGGGGTATGATCCTAAAATAATGGAAAGGGTAATGCCTGAAGAAGCAGAGCGAAAAAGCATCTACGGAACGCCTGTCGTTTTTCCGATGAAGTTTTTAGGAGGTCAATTTAAAAAATATGATGATAAAGGGCGATTAGTAGATACTTCACTCAATGATTTTTGGCTACCCGATGCCACAATGGCAGATTTTAGCAGAGCAAAAAACATCATTAAAACAACCACGCTCGGAGCGAATGGAACGGTAAAAGAAGTCTATGGTTTTGACGATTGGAACATACGAATAAGAACCCTTTGCCTACGAAATAAAGAGCTTACCGAACGAGAGCAAGAGAAGAAAATTTTAGAATGGTTTGGAGTGGCGGGAAGTATTGGAATAGAAGGTTATTTATTCACAAAAAAGAATATCAAAAGTATTGTATTAGAGGATATTGATATTAAAAGTGTTTCAGGTTCTCCGAATGTGATACCGATTGAAATAACCGCCGTAAGTGATGAACCGATAGAATTATTAATTGACTAA
- a CDS encoding GNAT family N-acetyltransferase, with the protein MPKKVSSRPPIQLDIWKADGSFWKFFKEHYYLDLPHPPCAEYFVGTVDGELVCHLAVTPLFTAKAYRATRLVVMPEWQGAGVGTQFLNFVMQYHLEGNGRKGYKYHTFFHTSHPQLCGYLRNSKLWRQTSAKLHGDNKLRSMKSMQRTCKPIGGGKKMKAGYGGHFRAVQGFKYLGVGTTDSEKSIQNERKI; encoded by the coding sequence CTGCCGAAAAAAGTCTCAAGCCGTCCCCCTATCCAACTCGACATTTGGAAGGCGGACGGCAGTTTCTGGAAGTTTTTTAAAGAGCATTACTATTTAGATTTACCGCATCCGCCTTGTGCGGAATACTTTGTCGGCACGGTGGACGGCGAACTCGTTTGCCATTTGGCGGTAACGCCACTTTTTACAGCAAAAGCCTATCGTGCAACTCGCTTGGTAGTGATGCCCGAGTGGCAAGGGGCAGGCGTGGGTACACAATTCCTAAATTTCGTGATGCAGTACCATTTGGAGGGCAATGGACGCAAAGGGTATAAATACCATACGTTCTTTCATACCTCGCATCCGCAATTGTGTGGATACCTTAGAAATTCTAAATTATGGAGGCAAACATCGGCGAAATTACACGGTGACAACAAGCTAAGGAGTATGAAATCAATGCAACGAACGTGTAAGCCTATCGGTGGGGGTAAGAAAATGAAAGCAGGATACGGAGGGCATTTTCGTGCCGTGCAAGGGTTTAAATATTTGGGAGTCGGTACTACCGACAGCGAAAAATCAATACAAAATGAAAGAAAAATTTAA
- a CDS encoding phage minor head protein, which translates to MKYRKNKNFTFIISPQFLPSFGGVGGGWGQGGINKRLYLRSFFREVEAQYQHLCDHDVCSIPLSFGEGAGVGNLGNYTKLIEEIAQQIQSGTLKPSDLDSRLVEQIYNDVSEPVKKELGKQWINYDYKEPGNLIQKFKKNLWQFSCAKTLVELEAINGLLIDKYGRIKPEHQFMQDVRKMNVQYNKNYLQAEYQTAKRGAQMAHLWTKFQEQKHLFPNLVYRTVGDGRVRPEHAMLNGIVKPIDDPFWRTYYPPNGWRCRCTVMNTAEKVTEGEFEDKSVKPEFHGNTALDEEILTSKGSFFKLLNKDFKAKINAELLKYNMPMDIAYHGKHKKKVFVSPYADTSDLTANVETAMVIVDHLGIDVKIRAHIDSNIVKGHKNPEYEINGRIADRKETNSYTSIKSNLENARKQGNQSIVYDITKFQNWNAYEITKNLKGKIMSFKDKDWLHEIYFVNGNKAISFTKDELLNEFDKVFKLFKQLQ; encoded by the coding sequence ATGAAATATAGAAAAAATAAAAACTTTACCTTTATCATTTCACCCCAATTTCTCCCTTCCTTCGGAGGGGTTGGGGGAGGATGGGGACAGGGGGGCATTAATAAACGCCTATACCTCCGTTCCTTTTTCCGTGAAGTAGAAGCTCAATATCAGCACCTTTGCGACCACGATGTTTGCAGCATTCCCCTCTCTTTCGGGGAGGGGGCAGGGGTGGGGAATTTAGGCAACTACACCAAACTCATAGAAGAAATTGCTCAGCAAATCCAAAGCGGAACACTCAAACCCTCCGACTTGGATAGCCGTTTGGTAGAGCAGATTTACAACGATGTCTCAGAGCCTGTAAAAAAGGAATTGGGCAAACAGTGGATTAATTACGACTATAAAGAACCTGGCAACCTTATCCAAAAGTTTAAGAAAAACCTTTGGCAGTTTTCCTGTGCCAAAACATTGGTAGAATTAGAAGCCATTAACGGACTTCTTATTGATAAATACGGCAGGATAAAGCCAGAACATCAATTTATGCAAGATGTACGGAAAATGAATGTGCAGTACAACAAGAACTACCTACAAGCCGAATACCAAACCGCCAAGCGTGGAGCCCAAATGGCTCACTTGTGGACAAAGTTCCAAGAGCAAAAACATCTATTCCCCAACCTTGTGTATAGAACCGTAGGCGATGGCCGAGTGCGACCAGAACACGCCATGCTCAACGGAATAGTAAAACCCATAGACGACCCATTTTGGCGTACCTATTACCCACCCAACGGCTGGCGTTGTCGCTGTACCGTGATGAACACCGCAGAAAAAGTAACGGAAGGAGAATTTGAGGACAAAAGCGTAAAACCAGAATTTCACGGCAACACTGCCCTTGACGAAGAAATACTTACCTCCAAAGGCTCATTCTTTAAGCTCCTCAACAAAGATTTTAAAGCCAAAATCAATGCCGAGCTTCTAAAGTACAATATGCCTATGGACATTGCCTATCACGGCAAACACAAAAAGAAAGTATTTGTAAGCCCTTATGCCGATACCTCCGACCTTACTGCAAATGTAGAGACCGCTATGGTCATCGTGGATCATTTGGGAATAGATGTAAAGATTAGAGCTCATATAGATAGTAATATTGTCAAAGGGCATAAAAACCCAGAGTATGAAATAAATGGACGAATAGCGGATAGGAAAGAAACAAATTCTTACACCAGCATCAAAAGTAATTTAGAAAACGCAAGAAAGCAAGGCAATCAAAGTATTGTTTATGACATTACCAAGTTCCAAAATTGGAACGCTTATGAAATTACAAAAAATCTTAAAGGAAAAATTATGAGTTTTAAGGATAAAGATTGGTTGCACGAGATTTATTTTGTGAATGGTAATAAGGCGATTTCTTTTACCAAAGATGAGTTGTTAAATGAGTTTGACAAAGTATTTAAACTCTTTAAGCAGTTACAATAA
- a CDS encoding phage tail tape measure protein: MNYTTTWTLNVSDKISAPLNVINEKGKKTAEAVGNSFENVSEKIEKATTKARKFGDCLRQVRAIDWMAASNGLSSFFNIFSESAQVGEKYEKALLDVSAITGVTGDELDKLGGKARGLAKEFGTSATDNLGLFQTVLSRLGPQIGESQEALSNMGKYANTLAKTMGGDVTGATDALTTSMLQFKVNLNDPIEASREMERMMNVMAAGAQEGASEVTQTSQALVQAGGMAKLANVSFEETNSALQALAQGGKYGAEAGVGLRNVLIKMNAPSALSKEATNILANYGVNMKKVADASTPFAERLKELQKIGQNTDALAAVFGAENVQSAQALINSAQYQEELTEKITGTNVAYEQAQTIMEGWSEKMSRLKAKLEDFQIAGFDVFKVMGLVGSGMGSAISVAGDLGAAYSGLAPVLKSTAVWFRATAVGQKLASIWTGIMTAKQWLLNAAMSANPVGIIVAAVVALVAVVALAINKYNEWGAALLMFLGPVGMVINAFKSIYDHWESIKKAFQTGGILGALKRIGIVLLDTILKPLQQILELASNLPGLGHLAGTGASKIEEMRRNLNLVTTEEVEAKKKKEPQKDNPPVTNNSPKVGAVSVDSFLGTNGGGNNAKSKGVKGSGSGSQSDGLNMSGSKGNRTMNVTLTIHNHFSGNSRNSAADKIVGQITDRLRDGLAALE; this comes from the coding sequence ATGAATTATACAACCACTTGGACGCTGAATGTGAGCGATAAGATTTCCGCCCCTCTCAATGTTATCAATGAGAAAGGGAAGAAAACTGCCGAAGCGGTGGGTAATTCATTTGAAAATGTTTCGGAGAAAATAGAAAAAGCGACAACTAAGGCTCGGAAGTTTGGCGATTGTTTGAGGCAGGTTCGTGCGATTGATTGGATGGCGGCAAGTAATGGGCTAAGTAGTTTCTTTAACATTTTTTCAGAATCGGCACAAGTTGGCGAAAAGTACGAAAAAGCCCTATTAGATGTATCTGCCATTACAGGCGTTACAGGCGATGAGTTGGACAAATTAGGCGGTAAAGCCAGAGGGTTAGCTAAAGAATTTGGCACCAGTGCTACGGATAATTTAGGGCTATTTCAAACGGTACTTTCCCGTTTAGGGCCACAAATTGGCGAAAGTCAAGAGGCTTTATCCAATATGGGTAAATATGCCAATACATTGGCGAAAACAATGGGTGGAGATGTAACAGGAGCAACCGACGCTTTGACCACTTCAATGCTTCAATTCAAAGTTAATTTGAATGACCCCATAGAGGCATCTCGTGAAATGGAGCGAATGATGAATGTGATGGCGGCAGGGGCTCAAGAGGGAGCCTCGGAGGTTACCCAGACTTCACAAGCATTGGTACAGGCTGGAGGAATGGCAAAATTGGCTAATGTATCTTTTGAAGAGACCAATTCGGCACTTCAAGCATTGGCACAAGGCGGAAAGTACGGAGCAGAGGCAGGAGTAGGGTTGCGAAATGTCCTTATTAAAATGAACGCTCCATCGGCTTTGTCCAAAGAGGCTACAAACATACTCGCCAATTATGGGGTTAATATGAAAAAAGTAGCAGATGCTTCTACCCCCTTTGCAGAACGATTAAAGGAGCTTCAAAAGATTGGGCAAAATACAGATGCGTTGGCGGCGGTATTTGGAGCGGAAAATGTTCAGTCCGCACAAGCCTTGATTAATTCGGCACAATATCAAGAGGAATTAACAGAAAAGATTACAGGTACCAATGTAGCTTACGAACAAGCCCAAACCATAATGGAGGGCTGGAGTGAGAAAATGAGCCGACTGAAGGCAAAATTGGAGGATTTTCAGATTGCAGGATTTGATGTTTTTAAAGTAATGGGGCTTGTAGGAAGCGGTATGGGGAGTGCTATTTCAGTAGCTGGAGATTTAGGAGCAGCTTATTCCGGATTAGCCCCAGTACTAAAATCAACGGCTGTATGGTTTAGAGCCACCGCTGTAGGGCAAAAATTAGCCAGTATATGGACAGGAATAATGACGGCTAAACAATGGCTCCTCAATGCAGCGATGAGTGCAAACCCTGTAGGTATTATTGTGGCGGCAGTGGTAGCGTTAGTAGCGGTGGTAGCTTTGGCAATCAATAAATATAACGAATGGGGAGCGGCTTTACTGATGTTTTTAGGGCCAGTAGGAATGGTAATTAACGCTTTTAAATCCATTTATGACCACTGGGAAAGCATCAAAAAAGCCTTTCAGACAGGGGGAATTTTAGGGGCGTTGAAAAGGATAGGTATTGTCTTATTGGATACGATTTTAAAGCCCTTGCAACAGATTTTAGAATTAGCATCTAATCTGCCAGGTTTAGGACATTTAGCAGGGACAGGAGCTTCTAAAATAGAAGAAATGAGAAGAAATCTTAATCTTGTTACCACTGAAGAGGTAGAAGCAAAAAAGAAAAAAGAGCCTCAAAAAGACAATCCACCTGTAACTAATAATTCGCCAAAAGTAGGAGCGGTGAGCGTGGATAGCTTTTTAGGAACTAACGGAGGAGGTAACAATGCTAAAAGTAAAGGAGTAAAAGGAAGCGGTAGCGGTTCTCAATCTGATGGACTAAATATGTCTGGAAGTAAAGGAAACAGAACAATGAATGTTACGCTGACTATTCATAACCATTTTAGTGGCAACAGCCGAAATAGTGCAGCGGATAAAATTGTGGGACAAATTACCGATAGATTAAGAGATGGACTTGCAGCATTAGAATAA
- a CDS encoding phage virion morphogenesis protein, whose amino-acid sequence MNKKDFPTPNFSALAKTIIKDAIIIAEKEAVNFFKESFFKQGFTDTSFQQWESRKQPDYRPGGAILQSSGHLRDSIEVANKNNNSLTIGSYAQYAKIHNEGGTLNIPITKKSRKYFWYMYKQTNNEKWKWMALSKKNHILLKFPKRQFIGHSATLIKLLDAELKKHIEKQYKNEVMR is encoded by the coding sequence ATGAATAAAAAAGATTTTCCAACGCCCAATTTTTCAGCTTTGGCAAAGACAATTATCAAAGACGCTATTATTATTGCAGAAAAAGAAGCGGTTAATTTTTTCAAAGAATCCTTTTTTAAACAAGGGTTCACAGATACCTCCTTTCAGCAATGGGAAAGTAGAAAACAACCCGATTACAGACCAGGCGGGGCTATTTTGCAAAGCTCAGGGCATTTGAGAGACAGTATAGAAGTTGCTAATAAAAACAACAACAGCCTCACCATAGGTTCATATGCCCAATATGCCAAAATTCACAACGAGGGCGGCACACTCAATATTCCCATTACCAAAAAGAGTAGGAAGTATTTTTGGTATATGTACAAACAAACCAACAATGAAAAGTGGAAGTGGATGGCACTAAGCAAGAAAAACCACATCCTCCTAAAATTTCCAAAACGGCAATTTATAGGACATAGTGCCACACTAATAAAGCTATTAGATGCCGAACTGAAAAAGCATATAGAAAAACAATACAAGAATGAGGTAATGAGATAA
- a CDS encoding DUF2586 family protein, with amino-acid sequence MGNLQGVQINKIDGGLGRENATNDSVVLLVGAVPTSTAQITHGKVVKLIQTKDAEDLGINESFDANNKVLAHYHISEVFRLAPNATVYFLPIAPNTQIANATAQVISTIKANSEIKGVGYFGFANTLTSVAGLVDNLQITLVNELKKDGILIDFVLLEGGKATGIDNLNDYPNLREKNAENISVIIGQDAHIAGLATEYAGYAAIGSALGMLCVRQVSENIGSTNILNKPDEKKGRALYSLTEPGLKRFVTASLSTGQKLSDLTNEQIKSLIDKGYIFVGSYVGASGMYFSGSATCFPKNSDYAYIENNRVWNKAARLIREALAPYLKGKVKKDPSTGYIKSTTIAHWERVCMKASIERMEAENDISGGDIYISPKQAPTEDTPLKIAVKVVADDIVHSFGVDLSLTNRL; translated from the coding sequence ATGGGAAATTTACAAGGTGTACAAATCAATAAGATAGACGGTGGATTAGGCAGAGAAAACGCTACCAATGACAGTGTAGTATTGCTTGTAGGAGCTGTTCCTACAAGTACTGCTCAAATCACACACGGAAAAGTGGTAAAACTCATCCAAACCAAAGATGCGGAGGATTTGGGAATTAATGAAAGTTTTGATGCCAACAATAAAGTTTTAGCACATTATCATATTTCGGAGGTTTTCCGTTTGGCTCCTAATGCTACGGTGTATTTCTTACCGATTGCTCCTAATACTCAAATTGCCAATGCTACGGCACAGGTGATTTCTACGATAAAAGCCAATTCAGAGATTAAAGGTGTGGGGTATTTTGGTTTTGCTAATACACTGACTTCGGTTGCAGGACTGGTAGATAATCTGCAAATAACCTTGGTTAATGAGTTGAAAAAAGACGGAATTTTAATTGATTTCGTGCTTTTGGAAGGAGGAAAAGCTACAGGAATTGATAACCTAAACGATTATCCGAATTTGCGAGAAAAGAATGCTGAAAATATATCAGTAATCATTGGTCAAGATGCTCATATAGCAGGTTTGGCAACGGAATATGCAGGATATGCCGCTATTGGTTCGGCTCTCGGTATGCTTTGCGTACGGCAAGTTTCAGAGAATATTGGTTCTACAAATATTCTCAACAAACCAGACGAAAAGAAAGGGCGTGCGTTGTATTCTTTGACCGAACCAGGACTAAAGAGATTTGTTACGGCATCGCTTTCTACAGGGCAAAAACTCTCGGATTTGACTAATGAACAAATCAAAAGCTTGATTGACAAAGGTTATATTTTCGTGGGGTCTTATGTAGGAGCTTCGGGTATGTATTTCTCTGGTTCGGCGACTTGTTTTCCTAAAAACAGCGACTATGCCTACATTGAAAATAACCGAGTTTGGAATAAAGCAGCAAGACTTATCCGTGAGGCATTGGCTCCTTATCTCAAAGGAAAAGTAAAGAAAGACCCAAGCACAGGATATATCAAATCTACAACCATAGCTCACTGGGAACGCGTATGTATGAAAGCCTCTATTGAGCGAATGGAAGCAGAAAACGACATCAGCGGAGGGGATATATACATCAGTCCAAAACAAGCTCCGACGGAAGACACACCGCTAAAAATAGCGGTAAAGGTAGTAGCCGATGATATTGTGCATTCTTTCGGTGTAGATTTAAGTTTAACCAATAGGCTTTAA